Part of the Triticum urartu cultivar G1812 chromosome 2, Tu2.1, whole genome shotgun sequence genome, ctccaccgtcgaccttctccagcctccacgggctatcgtcgacctcctccagcctccacgggctcctgttcatccagcctccaccgcgcgctactccaccagttactgttcaaccacccctcaccgtctactgttcatccagccctccacaccacggggtcctgttcaaccacccctccacgggcacccctccaccgtctactgttcatctcgctctccaccacaccatggggtcctgttcatccagaggcaacgccactactcactgttcatccaaacccctcccccccccaacgctcactgttcatcccagaggcaacatcgatcggcttcagttagcagcagtagcgaaggaatcgctcgatcgggttcagttaacatccgtcgaccgatcgctcgggttcagtaacgcgtagcctgcagtgtaatcgctcgggttcagttagagcccaacgcctcgctcgggttcagttagagccaacgcctcgcacacacacgcgtacgtgtacgagagaaatacgcatcgctcggcccccgacctcccaccgtaaccgggaactccccaatattttcctccccctcgcttctaccacggttttttccgtcatggatggtccaaagaatgtcatgcagctgcgtctccagcccgcccaggacgaaaagcccattttctgtcatgattttttgtcatagaagtaggagcccaccacatctatgatgataccgggttttgtcacaattatcgtcatagaagtgtcatatgtatgatagaaaaaaaattgttcggcccaaaatgtcacggatgtgtcttttgtTTGTAGTGCTTCTTGACAGGCTGATATCTTCCGTAGCCCAAAACGGCGCTGAGCTCCCTTGAACAAATTAATGAGttcctccatacttcctggaggagAATCGGCTGGCCATAAAGCCTTTGCGGTGTTTCTCATTGCTTTCCACGCTCATTCATGCACCTTCGATAGCTCCTGTAGCAGGTCACCCTGAAATCCAGAAACCTCTTCTTTGGGCTGCCCAGTCAGCACACCTACAGCAATAAACGTGTTAGGATTCGCATTAGCGATCTGTGCGGAAGTAAGTTAAAAggcatactgaatatgccgcctctcAACTTTCGGTTCTCCTTTAAGGCGTCCGCCAGTTGAGCCCACACGTCTTTTAGCTCTTCGCCTAGCTGGGTGTTGGCGTCCTGCAGCTTATTCTTTTCATTCCTGGTCCGTGTTAGTACACGCTGACCAGCGGCCTCTTGCCTTTCAGCATGTTGTTTAGCCATTTGCGCGGCCTTCAGTTTCTCTTCCAGCTGACCCGGTGATCCTGCCATCGTACATACAACGGTGTTTATTTTACTAGCACATGATCATATTTTCCACGCACGAGGGGACATTACCAGTCGGTGCCTCCTTGGACTTCACCAGTTCGGCGGTAACAGTAGTTAACTGGGTCCAAAAGATTTCCAGCTCCTGAGACAGCATGTTGTTCTTCTCTGTTAGTACCTGATTATACAAACGATCCTTAAAATCAGTTGCTTCAACTgttttcaagtctcgggggctactggtacaTGATTATTAAATCTACGTAGTACGATCTTACCTGCTTGTCTTTTGAAAGCTGGTAAGTGTCCCGAGCAGCCTGGATGTATGCATCCGTCGAGCTGAAGGCATTGAATGCCTCTTTCATAAAGTTGGGGTCGCGCATAGCGGCCCTCCAGCACCGATGGTTCATCGCACTCTCTACTTCGGAGTTGGTGACGGACACATTATCTGAATCTTCGGGGAGAGGACAATCTGACATTACACCCGCATCAACTCTAGCCCTCGAGGCAGGGTCCGGGTCGGATTAGTGGACGTATGTCCGGCGACGTCTCCGGATACAGTTCGGCGAACGCTCTTCCTAAAATATGGTGCAGTAAGGAACGTTATAGTTCGGTACGATTGTCATGGGGCACAGTAAAAACCATACCTCTTCGACGAAGGCTGGACAGTGTCGTCATCTGCCCTTCTCTTCGAAGACCCACCTCGCACGGGCTCCCCCCCCCCTTTTATGGGATACCTCTGGTAAGGAGTGGCGAGACGAACGCCGTCCCTTTAAAACACAAGACAGTGAAGTGGGTGAAGCACAGTGAGAAACCTCTTTTTGAGGGGACGTCTTCAGGGTACTTACgtgggaggaagggagaaggccGGGGTAATCGGCTATAATGGCCACTTCCGTGCCATCATAACTCGCTTGATAGAAAACCCCCTCCTTGAGCTCTACggatatatccggatcctctCCGAATCTGGGATCCAGGTCCCGATTATGGTCCTCCGGCTGCGAGGTGGGGCTATAGATCTCCACGACAACTTTCCTCCATTCCTGTCAACAAATGGTCGGGTTAAGTTCAGCTAGGTACGGCTCAGGAGGAGTATTAAGTAGAATTACTGAGCGAAGGCTCACCGAGCTGGGTGGGTTGTACATGGAAAAGCCATCTAGGCACTTAAGGCGAGTGAATTCCTCTTTCTCCCCCTTAAAAAGATCAGCCAGCATGGCGGCCAAGGCGGCGAAGTTGTCCGGACCCTTGCATCTGCATCATGGTGCGTCGTCTTGTTCGTTATAATGCCACATCGGGAGTCCTCTGGATTGGAGTGGTTGAACGCCCCGCGTTATCGAAATTTCCATTACCTCAATAATGGACAGTCCAGATTGGGCGAGTGCCTTTATCTTGTCCATTAGCCACTGAACCTCCGCACTGTCTTCCTCCTCAAGGCTTTGGGGGCACCAGCTGTGGTGCTTCTTTAACAGAGCATTGGAAAATGTGGGTAGGCCTCGTCGGATAGGACGACATCTttcaatataaaaccactccgagggCCACTCTTTGGATGCCTTCTTTGGAGTGCCGGATAGGTATCCTGCCCCGGCTATACGCCACACTTAGGCGCCGCCCACCTCGAATATGGATCCCTTTTGGGAGTGAGGGACGAGGCAGAAGAGCTTCCTCCATAAttcaaaatgggcctcgcagcctaggaacagctcgcaaagagtgacgaagcccgcgatgtgcagaatggagcctggcgtaaggttgtgcagttggaggccatagtACTCCAGGAGACCTTGAAGGAaaggatggattggaaatccaacgcCTCTTAATAAAAAGGAAATGAAGCACACTCGCTCCCCTTCTAAAGGATTGGGGAAATTTTCTGCCAAGGCTTCGCCAGTAAAAGAGGTTAATCCCGCCCGAACAGGGACTAGATCCGCAGGGGGGAGATATCCCTGCATCTGGATCTTGGTCAGCTGGGCGTGGGATATAGAATAGCTCTCCCAATCGCCTTTTTGCGGGCCGTGGTGGCGGGAAGAAGAACTGGGAGCGCTGGCCATGTTTGCGTGGTTTCTTGTGGCAAGCTCTGAGGATTTTCTGCCTGGTATGGAATGGCACTTGAGATTCAATCTCCTTAACTAGGCGCCTTCCCCGCACGGCCCGGGTGTTATGTGTAAAAATGCTTGGACCCTTCATATTCATCTGACATGTGGGAGCTGGAGCGGCGATGGCGCAGAAGACGAAGGATATAACATCTAATGTAAAGCCGAAGACCGATGACCGAAGACCGAAGATGTAAAACTGAATACAGTCCTTTGGTTCAGATGCTTGGAGATCtgcggaggaggaacccgccttgcaatgacaAAGACAATTTGCGCGCAGGACATGTcatcattgaagactggttcgggggctactgggggagtcctggattacggggtcctcaggcgtccgggcTATGCAACATGGGTCGGACTAATGGGCCGCGAAGATATAGGATAGAAGACtctcccccgtgtccggatgggactctcctttgtgtggaaggcaagcttggcgtgcGGATATggatattcctttctctgtaaaccgactttgtacaaccctagccccctccgatgccTATATAAgccagagggtttagtctgtagaggcaatcataatcatacaggctagacatctagggtttagccattacgatctcgtggtatatcaactcttgtaacccctatactcatcaaagtcaatcaagcgggacgtagggtattacctccatcaagagggccggaacctgggtaaacattgtgtccccgtctcctgttaccttcgatccttagacgcacaattcgggaccccctacccgagatctgtcggttttgacaccgacacctgtaCCTTCGGGATGAGGGTGATGATCCCGTAGTTCAACCGTGAGAGGTCCAAAACACACTAGGCCACCTCATGGAAGAGTGCCATAATTTCCTCCTTAATGGAGGACCAGAAGGTCTGGAAGAAGCGCACCGAAAGACCACCAGGCCCAGGGGCCGACGCGGGATTCATGCCCTTAATGATCGCTTCCACCTCGGCCTCCTCAAATGCAGCGAGCAACGCCCTATTCTCTGACACTTTGCCCTTCATCCCAAATGGACTCCGCGAGGGCGATCCCCAACTGGGGCGGCCAGCAAATAGATTCTTGTAGAATCCGTCTACGTGATCCCGGATTTCTCCGGGGTCCTGCAACAGCTGATCCCCATCCCAAAGAAGCAGGATGGTGCACCTATGTCGACGGCCACTCATGATAGCCTGAAAGTAGGCCGTGTTGGCATCACCAAAGAGGACCCAATTAAAGGATCCCCGTTGGCGCCAGTATTCCTCCTACTTCCGGTAGATCTCCAAAGGGTTGTTCAATGGAGACAAGTACGTACTCTAAATGTCTATCTCGTTCTAGGTACATATTACTACATGCTCTTTTGTCTCTGAGCAGTTTTTGGTCCACGTCTGGTACGTATTACTACATGCTCTTTTGTCTACATGGCATATGTTTTTTTCTTCAATTTCCTGATAGCTACCAGTGTTGGCTTTTTTAGACTCTGAAACATATCGAACAAGAGGTACTACCGGCTTCCTTTTCGGATCATGCTAACACTATTTATACATCAGTTCAGGTAAGAGTCGATGACAAAGAGGATAGAGAAAATTTGGACTCCGAGCAGAAAGAACAAGAGGTATCTACTTATGTAGCTGCTCGGTTTCTTATTTGATGCCTGTAATATCGGCCCTCTTGTTCAAATTCCCTTCTTTGTTTTGTAGCCCCACTCCCATGACGATGACAACCATCTCGTCCCCCACCTAATGGAAAGCAGTGTTGACAGTGCTAGCACATCTCCTCGGTTGCCTGAGCGGCAATGGACATGGAGGCAGTGGGTGTGCTTTGCTTGCCTCAACTCGGGCAGCAGCAGTTTCGCTGCACCTGCCACAACAAGTTCTAACCACTTTGGCGCTTCAGGACAGGGGATTGATCAAGCCGCAAAGGATGATAAATAATGAGGTTGCCCAACCCTGGTTAAACTGCAATACTAGTTTTCTTAAGATTTGTTATTAAAATTGCTTGTTATTCCTGAAAAATACTTGGTCTGTAATAATTAGTATTGTATGCTGATAAGGCAAAGCAAAAAAGATGAATCAGGCCCAGAAATCTCACACCAATATGGCAGAGTTCACGATCTATGGACAGCGGGTTTCCTGGCTTTGCTAGAATCCTATTTTTCAATTTTCCTACTCGACTTTGTTGAGACTTGTTATTTCTATTGAATTCATGGTTACATACAGCCAAGGTTCAATATTGAATTCGTCCTACCGATACTGAAGCTCAGGCTATACTATTGTATTATCAGGATGGATTCCTAATGTTGGCAAGGCATAGAAAATGAACCTCAAACCAATCTGGCAGAGTTCATGATCTACATGCAGCTAGCAAAATAGATGATGCAAGTCAAGACCCAAAATAGATCTGCATGACAGAAGACCTCATGTATCGGATGGCGTAATGACCGGCAACGAGGGCGGCGCGTGGGGACTCGGCTCAGAGCGGCGAGATGGCGTATGATGAGGGGTGTCGAGCCGTTGGAGGCGCCGGCGGCTGGGACGACCGCCGCTCGCCGCGTGGGCCGAAGTCGGCGTGCGCGTTGTTTGCCGTCCGACAGGGCTGGCCGACGCAGATGAGAGGGGGCAGGGGAGAATCTGCGATGAATGGGCGTTGTGGTCGGGTCAGGAGATGGCGGCAAGAGGGGATCAAAGAAGAgaaacatgagagagagagagatgaaccTGCGGGTCATCGCATCCGGCGTTCCCAGTGGCGGCTCTGAAGGGGACACTCTCGGCCCTGGATGCCACGGTCGTCAGCTCCGGACGCCAACCGGTCGCGGGAGAGGAGAGCCACGCTCTCCTGCCTTATGCACGCGAGGACCACGATGACGATGACGGGACATGTATGGCCGGGATCCGGTAGGCAAGGTGAAGGAGACGGCGACAGCGTGGGGAAGCAGACGGCGACGGCGGCAGGCGGGGGCTGCTACTTCTCCGAAGGAGGGGGCTGTGGGAAGGAGAAGAGGCGGGGCGGGGAGGATGGCTGGCGGCAACAGGGAGGAGAGGAGAGCGGGCGGGAGCAGGAGGGAATCGGCTAGGGTTCCAGCGCTAGCTCTCATTTCTGTTGTTATTGGATATTTTTCCAAGCAGGTGAAATGACAAAAATGCCCTCGGCGGGGCAGTCAATTTACACGCGGTGGCAGGCTGGAGGCCACCCTATTCATTGCGACAGTTTCTGCCTCTAATCCGACGGCCAAGGTCAATCCGGAGCGAGATCAGATGGACGAAATCGCATCAAGGAATCGATCCGACGGCCACTAGTGCCTGAGCTCTGAAAGCGCTTGTAGGGCGCTTGGTTTCTTGTTTTAGGATGCTCCGAGGGACACACCCCTGCCACTCACCGGTCACCACCCCTATACAATACCACACTGATCGGGATTAGCTACAACGCGCTGTGTAGTTGTTATAGCTAGTGGTCAAGTCTGCGCGTGCGTGCAAGTGAGGCTAACCCGGTGGCAGGCTTGCGATGACTGGTGGAGGGTTCGCCGTGGCCGATGCCCCGTCGGGCGACTACGGCGGCGGCATAACCTTCTCCGTCGTGGTCACCTGCCTCATGGCAGCCTCCGGTGGCCTCATCTTCGGCTACGACATCGGCATCTCAGGTACCGGCCTCACAAGTGTATGCAATTCTGCCGAGATGTGTCTTTCTCTAATCTCTATGCATGTACGTACATCGGTGATAATGTTTGGTCGATCAGGGGGCGTGACGGCGATGGAGTCATTCCTGGAGGAATTCTTCCCGGGCGTGCTCCGacggatggcggcggcgcggcgggaccaGTACTGCGTCTACGACAGCCACGTGCTCACGGCGTTCACGTCGTCGCTGTACCTGGCGGGGCTGGTCGCGTCGCTCGCGGCTGGCCGGGTCACCAGGGCGGTCGGGAGACAGGCAGTCATGCTAGCTGGCGGCGCGTTCTTCTTCGCCGGCGCCGCCGTGAACGCCGCAGCGGTGAACATCGCCATGCTCATCGTCGGCCGCATGATGCTCGGCTTCGGCATCGGCTTCACCAACCAGGTATGTTTGGTATTCATAACAGCTGATCTGTATCTGGAACCAGTACAGAATTTTTGGAACTGTATAAGTAGAAACAACGAGCTGGTTGCTGAATTTCAAGAAAATCACAATCTGTTTGGCCCTTTAAACTGTATAAACTCGACCAGATTGTTTACTCTATTGAAGATTTGGTCTAATTTAAATGTTTTTTCAAACAAGCGACAGTTTATTAGGTGGCTAACTCGGTGCCTAAGTATAGTACTCCCTTCATTTTTATATACAAAGCCACAAACTCAAATTACAGGTATCAAAATAAAAATTAATGTGTGCTTTACATACCAAATTATTTTCTCAATTACCAGGTTAATTAATAGGATGCATGCACATTAGAGGAAATTGAGTGGCCAGAAGGGAGGAAGTTGTTGAGCGTGTCATTATCATCCACTACATGCATGCTAATAATTAAACCATGGATTAATAGTATGAGAAAACATTATTAATATTTGCCTTGATTACTGTtggtggccttgtatagatgcaaaatgtgtTTTTCATAATGGCCTCGTATaaaaaaatggagggagtattgtttctactccctccgatccaaatAAATTGTCGCATCTTTAGTAAACTTATTTTGATGTGTGGCGAATGAGCCACCTAATAAACTGAAAGAAAACCTAGACCTGAAAAACCTGAATGTGACAACAATCTACCCAACTGAAGTGATACATCTCTATATATTGTCGTGGCTCCTGATTTTGATGTGTGGCGATTGATCTACATAGAGTGATAAATAAAGCTACTCACCCACCTATCAGATAAAGCTCCCAATGAGACAATAATAGTTCTCTATGTATTGCCCTCACTTTCAATGTAATTTCACTGAAATTTCAGTAATTTCAACAATATTCAGTCAAAATATTTCAACAATTTCAGCAGTAAACATAAGTTCTGAAACTGAGATTCAAAACATATTGCCTGCCTAAACAAGGATTCGCAATTGCATAGAAAAAAGGTTTCATAAAGGGGGTGACTATGGTCCCTCAAAAAGAGGGGTGGGGTGGCTATGGCTTGGTGGAAATTATCTTGGTAGGAGGGCGTAATTCCACACATCTTCTATATCAATATCTATATCTGTATCTGTATCTATCTATATCCATCTATATCTCCGCAAGTCGCTCTTTTATATTGCTGAAGCGAGTCTCACCAACCGAGTTTGCACAGTTCAGCAAATTCGTAAGTTTACCTTCCATGGTCTATACTCATCAATTCCATAATTTAGTGCATATAGGGTTTTCTCAAAAGTCAAACTCTACAAGTTTGAACCAAGATTGTATAGCAAAATATCTACATCCAGAATACCGACTACTCCCGGTGTATCTCATTAGATACATCATAAGATGTATTTTTATAGTGTATACATACTTGGTATGGTAGGTATAAATAGTTTTTCCTCTGAACTTTATCAATGTTTgtaaagtttgacttaaaaaaatgcACCACATTATGGAACGAAAGGAGTACTTGCAATTTACTTCTACCACTCTTACTTAGAATCGCTGCCTAACAATCCCGGATGGAGGGAATAATATTGTAATAGTTCGTCAATCTATATAAACTCCAAGCAAATACAAAAGGTTGACTGAAATTCACTCGGATCCTCTAGCAACTACCGGATTGTATTTGTTGTGTTGAACTCGGACCTTGCCGAGATGAATGAATAAAACAAAACCCATTCTAACTCAAAAAAAGAGACTGAAATGCAATGTATTTTCTTGATGATTATATGCTTTAGCTATGCAGGCATTTAAAGTTATAACCCACTTTAATTAAGAGGTCAACATTTCGGATGGTCCAAGGAGAAACCACGTACCGTGAAGTCCTACAGCCGTTCACATGTCATGCAGATTAGTAGAAAGGTGGTAGCTGGCTGGGCCCTTTGCTTCGTTTGTCCGCTGCCTCCCCTGGTTAGCTAGGGCAAGTGGCTAGTTTTGACtcagagggtgtttgtttacagggattTATTGGTCTAGGGACTTAAATAAGTCCCTATAAGTTTCATCTAAATTAAACAGGAGGGACTTGTAGAGACTTAAAGTAGTCATTTGGAACTTATGAAATAAGACTTTTAAtgagggacttatagggacttatagATGTAATATTGTCTTATAGAGACTTATAAGTCTCAGGAACCAAACAGGTAGGGACTTTTTAAGGATTTGAGACTTATAAGTTAAGACTAAAAAAAGTCCTAAGACTTATAAACCAAACAGGGCCTCAACCCATCGCTCTCGTGTTACTCAAATTGAATAGTGGATAGGATGTCGCGTTTCATCTTTTGTTCAGACTTCAGTGGTTAAGGTGCAACATTCTGCTCGTGCAGGCACGCATGGGTGAGTCAAGCATCTCACTTTCCTTCGTTGGGCGGGCGTTGTGGTAGGTTGGTGATAGCTCCTCCTATGTTTCTGTCGTCCGTGCAGCGCTACTCGTCCATTGCCTACATCACATGTCGCACGAATATAATGGTCGACCCGAAGTCGATTACTATTAGGACACACTGACTAATCCGCACGTACTCTCTCGGAGGGAGTACTAATCGCTTGCGTCCTGATTAATAACTACGCTTCACGTGTGCGATGTACGAACAAATGCACCATGTGACGTGACCGTGGCAACTCATGACAGGCGGCGCCGGTGTACCTGGCGGAGACGGCGCCGGCCAAGTGGAGGGGCGCCTTCACGACGGGGTTCCAGCTCTTCCTCGGCATCGGCAACCTCGCGGCCAACCTCACAAACTACGGCGCCGCGCGCATCCCGCGGTGGGGCTGGCGGCTCTCCCTCGGCCTGGCGGCGGTGCCGGCGGCCGTCATCCTCGTGGGCGCCCTGCTCATCCCGGACACTCCCAGCAGCCTCATCGTGCGCGGGCGGGTGGAGCAGGCGCGCGCCGCGCTCCGCCGTGTCCGCGGCCCCAGGGCCGACGTGGACGCTGAGCTGGAGGACGTGGCCCGCGCGGTCGAGGTGGCGCGCTCCAACGAGCAGGGCGCGTTCCGGAGGATCCTCAGGAGGGAGTACCGCCCCCACCTGGTGATGGCCGTGGCCGTGCCGCTCTTCCAGCAGCTCACCGGGGTCATCGTCATCGCCTTCTTCTCGCCGGTGCTGTTCCAGACGGCCGGGTTCGGGAGCAACGCCGCGCTGATGGGCGCCG contains:
- the LOC125538650 gene encoding sugar transport protein MST1-like, with the translated sequence MTGGGFAVADAPSGDYGGGITFSVVVTCLMAASGGLIFGYDIGISGGVTAMESFLEEFFPGVLRRMAAARRDQYCVYDSHVLTAFTSSLYLAGLVASLAAGRVTRAVGRQAVMLAGGAFFFAGAAVNAAAVNIAMLIVGRMMLGFGIGFTNQAAPVYLAETAPAKWRGAFTTGFQLFLGIGNLAANLTNYGAARIPRWGWRLSLGLAAVPAAVILVGALLIPDTPSSLIVRGRVEQARAALRRVRGPRADVDAELEDVARAVEVARSNEQGAFRRILRREYRPHLVMAVAVPLFQQLTGVIVIAFFSPVLFQTAGFGSNAALMGAVILGAVNLGSALVSVATVDRYGRRPLFLAGGLVMIMCQVAVAWIMGSQIGRDGESAMARKYSVAVLALTCVFSASFGWSWGPLTWVIPGEIFPVEVRSAGQGISVAVNLGATFVLTQTFLSMLCSFKYATFIYYAAWVAVMTAFVVAFLPETKGVPLEAMGAVWARHWYWGRFVKVQQPPKNTDALIN